One region of Acomys russatus chromosome 8, mAcoRus1.1, whole genome shotgun sequence genomic DNA includes:
- the Znf74 gene encoding LOW QUALITY PROTEIN: zinc finger protein 74 (The sequence of the model RefSeq protein was modified relative to this genomic sequence to represent the inferred CDS: inserted 2 bases in 2 codons; deleted 6 bases in 3 codons; substituted 2 bases at 2 genomic stop codons) — MGSARFWELQHNAMFGTKAVPWKPVPIANKESHGRHSGSEETFPLGYPFSEQGTLAEDHTCQTQPVRRGSDSDPPKGALTVRRAQTICTGGAQTARGGHVCEQPVHEKAFKCHHEXGKAFPWSANLWEHQLCHSXEKPFFCRECAKGFSCHSSGNVHHRTHTHGRCGPYKCCACQKAFSGLSSLLSMHRREHQGERPYMSRECGKAFNQGPRLIRHLGIHTSXRYGXAFACRSSLTGYEEIHSGHKPFKCELCIHQPRLRLALHQRTHTREKPFKCPDGTKAFSCHSYLVVHQCVHPGEKPYKCHQCSKHQPPEERAFRSSEE, encoded by the exons ATGGGTAGTGCCCGGTTCTGGGAGCTGCAGCATAACGCTATGTTTGGGACCAAGGCTGTGCCGTGGAAACCAGTTCCTATTGCCAACAAGGAGAGCCATGGCAGACACAGTGGGTCTGAGGAGACCTTCCCCCTGGGGTACCCCTTCTCTGAGCAAGgcactcttgcagaagaccataCCTGTCAGACACAGCCAGTCCGTAGAGGGTCTGACTCAGACCCACCAAAGGGCGCACTTACCGTCAGGAGAGCTCAGACGATCTGCACTGGAGGAGCACAGACAGCCCGGGGTGGGCATGTCTGCGAGCAGCCAGT GCACGAAAAGGCCTTCAAATGCCACCACGAGTGAGGCAAAGCATTCCCCTGGAGCGCCAACCTCTGGGAGCATCAGctctgccaca aggagaagccCTTTTTCTGCCGTGAGTGTGCCAAGGGGTTCAGCTGCCACTCATCGGGCaacgtgcaccaccgcacccacaCCCAC GGGCGGTGTGGCCCTTACAAGTGCTGCGCCTGCCAGAAGGCCTTCAGCGGC CTCAGCTCGCTGCTCAGCATGCACCGCAGAGAGCAC CAGGGAGAGAGGCCATACATGAGCCGTGAGTGTGGCAAGGCCTTCAACCAGGGCCCACGCCTCATCCGCCACCTCGGGATCCACACAA GCAGGTACGGCTAAGCCTTCGCCTGCCGCTCTTCGCTCACGGGGTACGAGGAGATCCACAGCGGTCACAAGCCATTCAAGTGCGAGTTATGCATCCATCAGCCGCGCCTCAGGCTTGCCCTCCACCAGAGGACGCACACCAGAGAGAAGCCATTCAAGTGCCCCGATGGCACCAAGGCCTTCAGCTGCCACTCGTACCTCGTGGTGCACCAGTGCGTCCACCCCGGCGAGAAGCCCTACAAATGCCACCAGTGCAGCAAACACCAACCACCAGAAGAGAGGGCTTTCAGGAGCAGCGAAGAGTGA